In Archangium violaceum, the following are encoded in one genomic region:
- a CDS encoding M28 family peptidase has product MKLRLPRGVLAALPLLALTTCAPAVPTFPELELEKLAELAGKVDAERLMAHVRNLAESHQAESPLTCSDRERENYEPTCHLTRDNARELMKKRLEALGLQVRLQEGEDSGFQVTNVVAELPGTTRPEEVVLVGAHFDAFYMGADDNASGVAAVLELARVFSQYRFERTVRFVGFDLEERGFLGSTQLVNALGGEHLTAALVFDSIGYYDSTPGSQTSIPGLPSPDTGDFLAAIGNDGSRQFVSELYELNRRLGLMKVVPIIAPGEGATPISGNLMRSDHSPFWLTGRNAVFLTDTADFRNANYHTDKDVPETLSPEPFRQAVRVSAVSLAWWAGGPR; this is encoded by the coding sequence GTGAAGCTGCGTCTTCCACGAGGTGTCCTGGCGGCCCTGCCGCTGCTGGCCCTGACGACGTGTGCCCCCGCGGTGCCCACCTTCCCGGAGCTGGAGTTGGAGAAGCTCGCGGAGCTGGCCGGCAAGGTGGACGCGGAGCGGCTGATGGCCCACGTGCGGAACCTGGCCGAGTCGCACCAGGCGGAGAGCCCCCTGACCTGCTCGGACCGGGAGCGCGAGAACTACGAGCCCACCTGCCACCTGACGCGGGACAACGCGCGCGAGCTGATGAAGAAGCGGCTCGAGGCCCTGGGGCTCCAGGTACGGCTGCAGGAGGGCGAGGACTCGGGCTTCCAGGTCACCAACGTCGTGGCGGAGCTGCCGGGCACCACCCGCCCCGAGGAGGTGGTGCTGGTGGGCGCGCACTTCGACGCCTTCTACATGGGCGCCGACGACAACGCCTCCGGCGTGGCGGCGGTGCTGGAGCTGGCTCGCGTCTTCTCGCAGTACCGCTTCGAGCGCACCGTGCGCTTCGTGGGCTTCGATCTCGAGGAGAGGGGTTTCCTGGGCAGCACCCAGCTGGTGAACGCGCTCGGCGGCGAGCACCTCACCGCCGCCCTCGTCTTCGACAGCATCGGCTACTACGACAGTACGCCCGGCTCGCAGACGTCGATCCCCGGCCTGCCCTCCCCCGACACGGGTGACTTCCTGGCCGCCATCGGCAACGACGGCTCGCGCCAGTTCGTGTCCGAGCTGTACGAGCTCAACCGGCGGCTGGGACTCATGAAGGTCGTCCCCATCATCGCTCCGGGAGAGGGCGCCACGCCCATCTCGGGCAACCTCATGCGCAGCGACCACTCGCCCTTCTGGCTCACCGGGAGGAACGCCGTCTTCCTCACCGACACGGCCGACTTCCGCAACGCGAACTACCACACGGACAAGGACGTGCCGGAGACACTCTCCCCCGAGCCCTTCCGCCAGGCCGTGCGCGTGTCCGCCGTGAGCCTCGCCTGGTGGGCGGGAGGTCCCCGATGA
- a CDS encoding 16S rRNA (uracil(1498)-N(3))-methyltransferase, translating into MNLLLLQDSDFLPDGTVQMTGRRAQHAREVLRAEPGETLRVGKLGGLVGTGEVLENTPGLLRLRVTLTDPPPPRAGVDLLLAIPRPKALKRVLPAVAQLGVDRVVLVNAARVEKSYFDSKVLAPDFIEELLLQGLEQARDTRLPEVLVRERFRPFVEDELDAIFGTQALRLLPHPPARQPLTRVGVQTAPRMVLAVGPDGGWVPFEAELLEAHGFHPFSLGPRILRVETAVPVLLGQLALLREDIARTT; encoded by the coding sequence TTGAACCTCCTGCTCCTCCAGGACTCCGATTTCCTCCCGGACGGCACCGTCCAGATGACCGGCCGCCGCGCCCAGCACGCTCGCGAGGTGCTGCGCGCCGAGCCCGGGGAGACGCTGCGCGTCGGGAAGCTCGGCGGGCTCGTGGGCACCGGCGAGGTGCTGGAGAACACCCCCGGCCTGCTGCGCCTGCGCGTCACCCTCACCGACCCGCCTCCCCCGAGGGCCGGAGTGGATCTGCTGCTCGCCATTCCCCGCCCCAAGGCCCTCAAGCGGGTGCTGCCCGCGGTGGCGCAGCTCGGCGTGGACCGGGTGGTGCTCGTCAACGCGGCCCGGGTGGAGAAGAGCTACTTCGACTCCAAGGTGCTGGCCCCCGACTTCATCGAGGAGCTCCTCCTCCAGGGATTGGAGCAGGCCCGGGATACCCGTCTGCCCGAGGTGCTCGTCCGCGAGCGCTTCCGCCCCTTCGTCGAGGACGAGCTGGACGCCATCTTCGGCACCCAGGCCCTCCGGCTCCTCCCCCACCCGCCGGCGAGACAGCCACTCACCCGGGTAGGCGTGCAGACGGCCCCCCGGATGGTGCTGGCCGTGGGGCCGGACGGCGGCTGGGTGCCCTTCGAGGCGGAATTGCTGGAGGCACACGGCTTCCACCCCTTCTCGCTGGGGCCGCGCATCCTCCGGGTGGAGACGGCCGTCCCCGTCCTGCTCGGTCAACTGGCACTTCTAAGGGAGGACATCGCGCGCACGACGTAG
- a CDS encoding phytanoyl-CoA dioxygenase family protein codes for MDNQALRQLELEGWLHLPRVLSEKELAAMHATWDRLAAASPNDSVGINWGPDLGTEPDFAVCQTHPRVLAAVSALLDDDVHVLRIKGRAPPHGHGRQGLHVDWKGPTPPERQLLVNAFWVLDDMALDNGATRIVPGSHRWARVPRGSYAQPQSVHPAERVLEARAGDVIVFSSHVWHAGSLNASGRRRRLVIAQFGRHEIAAENVGDY; via the coding sequence ATGGACAATCAGGCCCTGCGCCAGCTCGAGCTCGAGGGCTGGCTGCATCTCCCGCGCGTGCTGTCCGAGAAGGAGCTCGCGGCGATGCACGCGACCTGGGATCGCCTCGCCGCCGCATCGCCGAACGACAGTGTGGGCATCAACTGGGGACCCGACCTCGGCACGGAGCCGGACTTCGCGGTCTGCCAGACGCATCCTCGCGTCCTGGCCGCGGTGAGCGCGCTGCTCGATGACGACGTCCACGTGCTGCGGATCAAAGGCCGCGCGCCTCCTCACGGCCACGGGCGCCAGGGGCTCCATGTCGACTGGAAGGGCCCGACCCCTCCCGAGCGACAGCTCCTCGTCAATGCGTTCTGGGTGCTCGACGACATGGCCCTCGACAATGGAGCCACACGCATCGTGCCCGGCAGTCACCGTTGGGCACGCGTCCCACGTGGCTCATACGCCCAACCCCAGAGTGTCCACCCCGCCGAGCGCGTGCTGGAGGCCCGTGCGGGAGACGTCATCGTCTTCAGCTCTCACGTCTGGCATGCCGGCTCTCTCAACGCGTCCGGGCGCCGGCGCCGGCTCGTCATCGCGCAGTTCGGCCGCCACGAGATCGCCGCCGAGAACGTCGGCGACTATTGA
- a CDS encoding tetratricopeptide repeat protein — MLFGKKAPPTRSELITEADRARSKGKLKKAVAGYRKALELEPKDPAVHVKLAPLLARTNEHEAALQSFRTAAQSHLDKGFADKALAVYTQAAETFPAQVALWQQVAQMNLSRGHRADAVRMLLRGRLYLRRKAERPVAIILLKEALTLDPALFAPRLDLARLLASQGQKAEAMALLDPMEKSLEGAQLRQVRWAMLCVTPSVGAGWRWLRAALTGR, encoded by the coding sequence ATGCTCTTCGGAAAGAAAGCACCGCCCACGCGCTCGGAGCTCATCACCGAAGCCGATCGTGCCCGGTCCAAGGGCAAGCTCAAGAAGGCCGTGGCCGGGTATCGCAAGGCGTTGGAGCTGGAGCCGAAGGATCCCGCCGTCCACGTGAAGCTGGCGCCGCTGCTGGCGCGGACGAACGAGCACGAGGCGGCGCTCCAGAGCTTCCGGACCGCCGCCCAGAGCCACCTGGACAAGGGCTTCGCGGACAAGGCGCTGGCCGTCTACACGCAGGCGGCGGAGACGTTCCCGGCCCAGGTGGCCCTCTGGCAGCAGGTGGCGCAGATGAACCTCTCCCGGGGGCACCGCGCCGACGCGGTGAGGATGCTCCTGCGAGGCCGGCTGTACCTGCGCCGGAAGGCCGAGCGGCCGGTGGCCATCATCCTCTTGAAGGAAGCGCTCACGCTGGACCCCGCGCTCTTCGCTCCGAGGCTGGACCTGGCGCGGCTGCTCGCCAGCCAGGGTCAGAAGGCCGAGGCGATGGCCCTGCTCGACCCGATGGAGAAGTCATTGGAGGGCGCGCAACTGCGGCAGGTGCGCTGGGCGATGCTGTGTGTCACCCCCAGCGTGGGAGCGGGGTGGCGGTGGCTGCGCGCCGCGCTGACGGGGCGTTGA
- a CDS encoding fatty acid desaturase: MFVCVFALDLTVYFTAQSWWLPILYLGLGAIPKGWISSWNHHHQHLTMFRHPLPNRLLEIIFGFQTGVTSHAWFLHHVVGHHLNYLDQTQDESRWKRPDGSTMGEMEYALKTTLSAYPRAFQVGKKYPQARRIFVSMGLLQLALLGVLFWHNWYNALFVFLLPMCLSLYLTAWATYFHHVGLETKDHNEASYNILHRGYNLMTGNLGYHTAHHSKQGLHWSKLPELHAKLARNIPANLYRQPGIPFVWSGSEAKLELGNEEIEAIAQQEPAGT, from the coding sequence ATGTTCGTGTGCGTGTTCGCGCTCGACCTGACCGTCTACTTCACGGCGCAGAGCTGGTGGCTACCGATCCTGTATCTGGGGCTGGGGGCGATTCCCAAGGGGTGGATCAGCTCGTGGAACCACCACCACCAGCACCTGACGATGTTCCGCCACCCCCTGCCCAATCGCCTGCTGGAGATCATCTTCGGGTTCCAGACCGGGGTGACCTCGCATGCGTGGTTCCTGCACCACGTGGTCGGCCACCACCTCAACTACCTGGACCAGACCCAGGACGAGTCGCGGTGGAAGCGCCCCGACGGCAGCACCATGGGAGAGATGGAGTACGCGCTCAAGACGACGCTCTCGGCCTATCCCAGGGCCTTCCAGGTGGGGAAGAAGTACCCCCAGGCGCGGCGCATCTTCGTGAGCATGGGCCTGCTGCAGCTGGCGCTGCTCGGCGTGCTGTTCTGGCACAACTGGTACAACGCGCTCTTCGTCTTCCTGCTGCCCATGTGCCTGTCGCTCTACCTGACGGCGTGGGCCACCTACTTCCACCACGTGGGCCTGGAGACGAAGGACCACAACGAGGCGTCGTACAACATCCTGCACCGGGGCTATAACCTGATGACGGGGAACCTGGGCTACCACACCGCGCACCACTCCAAGCAGGGGCTGCACTGGTCGAAGCTGCCGGAGCTGCACGCGAAGCTGGCGCGGAACATCCCGGCCAACCTCTACCGTCAGCCGGGCATCCCGTTCGTGTGGAGCGGTTCCGAGGCGAAGCTGGAGCTGGGCAACGAGGAGATCGAGGCGATCGCCCAGCAGGAGCCCGCGGGCACCTGA
- a CDS encoding aminopeptidase P family protein has product MAKTTRTRAQAVAVNAPQQDEAPEQQSLVTPESETKAKPASHDTVPPPALLDFMMQGWKPQSGKPPPKLKNADAFEARRRALSKLFPGETLVIPTGHEKVRANDTYYRFRPGTDFYYLTGNMEPDCVLVLQPKEGGGHTDILFVEPNPGRSNSTFFTDRVKGELWVGPRLGVKESQVRFGVREARGLPELPAFLEGLKGAVALPSRVLRGHSAKVDGAVPEHAERDKQLATALSEMRLLKDKQEVRELEAAIDSTHRGFEDVIRRLKAARSEREVEGVFNLRARVEGNDVGYGTIAAAGHHACVLHWTRNDGDIKKGELLLLDAGVEGNSLYTADITRTLPISGKFSKEQREIYELVLEAQDRAIDAVKPGNDFMEPNRVAMRVLAEGLYALGILKTKPEEALKDENQFYKRYSLHNVSHMLGLDVHDCAQARQEAYKYGKLKAGMVLTVEPGLYFQKDDLTVPAKYRGIGVRIEDDVLVTKTGCRVLSEDIPRQAKDVEAWMKQIWSEKK; this is encoded by the coding sequence ATGGCGAAGACGACCCGAACCCGAGCCCAAGCCGTCGCAGTGAACGCGCCCCAGCAGGACGAGGCGCCGGAGCAGCAATCCCTGGTGACTCCCGAGTCGGAGACGAAGGCGAAGCCCGCCAGCCACGACACGGTGCCACCGCCCGCGCTGCTCGACTTCATGATGCAGGGGTGGAAGCCCCAGAGCGGCAAGCCGCCTCCGAAGCTGAAGAACGCGGACGCGTTCGAGGCCCGCCGCCGGGCGCTCTCGAAGCTCTTCCCGGGCGAGACGCTCGTCATTCCCACCGGCCACGAGAAGGTGCGCGCCAACGACACCTACTATCGCTTCCGGCCGGGCACGGACTTCTACTACCTGACGGGCAACATGGAGCCCGACTGCGTGCTGGTGCTCCAGCCCAAGGAGGGGGGTGGCCACACGGACATCCTCTTCGTGGAGCCGAACCCGGGCCGTAGCAACTCCACCTTCTTCACGGACCGCGTGAAGGGCGAGCTGTGGGTGGGTCCGCGGCTGGGCGTGAAGGAGAGCCAGGTGCGCTTCGGCGTGCGTGAGGCGCGTGGCCTGCCGGAGCTCCCCGCGTTCCTGGAGGGCCTGAAGGGCGCGGTGGCGCTGCCCTCGCGCGTGCTGCGCGGCCACTCGGCGAAGGTGGATGGAGCGGTGCCGGAGCACGCCGAGCGGGACAAGCAGTTGGCCACGGCGCTGTCCGAGATGCGGCTCCTCAAGGACAAGCAGGAGGTGCGCGAGCTGGAGGCGGCCATCGACTCCACGCACCGGGGCTTCGAGGACGTCATCCGCCGGCTGAAGGCGGCGCGGAGCGAGCGCGAGGTGGAGGGTGTCTTCAACCTGCGCGCGCGGGTGGAGGGCAATGACGTGGGCTACGGCACCATCGCCGCGGCGGGCCACCACGCGTGCGTGCTGCACTGGACGCGCAACGACGGCGACATCAAGAAGGGCGAGCTGCTGCTGCTGGACGCGGGCGTGGAGGGCAACAGCCTCTACACGGCGGACATCACGCGCACGCTGCCCATCTCCGGCAAGTTCTCCAAGGAGCAGCGGGAAATCTACGAGCTGGTGCTGGAGGCGCAGGACCGGGCCATCGACGCGGTGAAGCCGGGCAACGACTTCATGGAGCCCAACCGGGTGGCGATGCGGGTGCTGGCCGAGGGCCTGTACGCGCTGGGCATCCTGAAGACGAAGCCGGAGGAGGCGCTGAAGGACGAGAACCAGTTCTACAAGCGCTACTCGCTGCACAACGTCAGCCACATGCTGGGCCTGGACGTGCACGACTGCGCGCAGGCGAGGCAGGAGGCGTACAAGTACGGCAAGCTGAAGGCGGGCATGGTGCTGACGGTGGAGCCGGGCCTGTACTTCCAGAAGGACGACCTGACGGTACCGGCGAAGTACCGGGGCATCGGCGTGCGCATCGAGGATGACGTCCTGGTGACGAAGACGGGCTGCCGCGTGCTCTCCGAGGACATTCCTCGCCAGGCGAAGGACGTCGAGGCCTGGATGAAGCAGATCTGGAGCGAGAAGAAGTAA
- a CDS encoding tRNA dihydrouridine synthase translates to MPSDAFTTLFAAQPVMLAPMEDVSDAVFRRICRRLGADVCFTEFVNVDSLLLGCSRNERKLRLTEDDQPTAIQIYGADPAKLVEAARIAEAARPAFIDINCGCWVPRIARRGAGSGWLRDPEAMVAMAERVVRAVSLPVTVKTRIGLGPEDQMPIVELAGRLEEVGVRALTVHCRTAKMGYTGTADWRWAALAQAQVRMPVVVNGDIRTAADVRRALAETGCAGAMLGRGAIEHPWVFREVKAQRAGLTPIPPTPSERLGLLREHLLANVAVRGKGWGVPYTRRYLAGYLRDVEGGAELRAHLNTSGELDDWLERISALEARVIPVQRECTVSVTSG, encoded by the coding sequence ATGCCGTCCGACGCCTTCACCACGCTCTTCGCCGCACAGCCCGTCATGCTCGCTCCCATGGAGGACGTGAGCGATGCCGTCTTCCGGCGCATCTGCCGCCGGCTGGGCGCGGACGTGTGTTTCACCGAGTTCGTCAACGTGGACTCCCTGCTGCTGGGGTGTTCCCGCAACGAGCGCAAGCTGCGGCTGACGGAGGACGACCAGCCCACCGCCATTCAAATCTACGGCGCGGATCCGGCGAAGCTGGTGGAGGCGGCGCGCATCGCCGAGGCGGCGCGGCCCGCCTTCATCGACATCAACTGCGGGTGCTGGGTGCCACGCATCGCCCGGCGGGGCGCGGGCTCGGGCTGGCTGAGGGATCCAGAGGCCATGGTGGCCATGGCGGAGCGGGTGGTACGCGCGGTGTCCCTGCCCGTGACGGTGAAGACACGCATCGGCCTGGGGCCGGAGGACCAGATGCCCATCGTGGAGCTGGCCGGCCGGTTGGAGGAGGTGGGCGTGCGTGCCCTCACCGTCCACTGCCGTACCGCGAAGATGGGCTACACGGGCACCGCGGACTGGCGCTGGGCGGCTCTGGCCCAGGCGCAGGTGCGCATGCCCGTCGTCGTCAACGGGGACATCCGCACCGCGGCGGACGTGCGGCGTGCACTCGCGGAGACGGGCTGCGCGGGCGCGATGCTGGGGCGGGGTGCCATCGAGCACCCCTGGGTGTTCCGCGAGGTGAAGGCCCAGCGCGCGGGCCTCACCCCCATTCCTCCGACACCCTCCGAGCGCCTGGGCCTGCTGCGCGAGCACCTGCTCGCCAACGTGGCCGTGCGCGGGAAGGGCTGGGGCGTGCCGTACACGCGCCGCTATCTGGCGGGCTACCTGCGTGACGTGGAGGGCGGCGCCGAGCTGCGCGCGCACCTCAACACTTCCGGAGAGCTCGACGACTGGCTGGAGCGCATCTCCGCGCTGGAAGCGCGCGTCATCCCGGTTCAGCGGGAGTGCACCGTCAGCGTGACCTCCGGGTAG
- a CDS encoding MBL fold metallo-hydrolase → MSEQSLYRLSDHTCITPLIQSWGAWWMNFAPIPAVLHAHSFQLPLLKAYLQNPDFHARAAKDPALSGGSFVGVPAERAGEVKALLQKMQEEQADNLKLAESLEEFQRWLLEEARGQSLEPYYTKVPEPLRGRVELLYDYNNRPFLRVMEGMLYRSPVHKRDIQSLRLWNLETDAGRPSLLTTPYMMEPGQIDVRVPFDEKRMDALFGLDQEPRPLGFIRDVLGSAVTSDAQLLPMLTQEPLRPYTPWEGSVPRVRYLGHACVLIEWKGTTIMVDPVISPRPTAGGHPRMNFQELPPRIDYALITHSHADHYSFETLLRLRRRIGHLVVPRSNGLLLGDYSPKLLARALGFENVLEPEAYESLPIPDGEIVIAPFLGEHGDVGHAKSAFLVRMGKQQLLFAADSMNVDDALYRNMRQELGTVQTVFMNTETEGAPHTWTIEALFPKKRDRKLEKNRRCRGSNADEGLRMMEVLGAKRLYNYAMGLEPWMEHIIGPASGPEAPRMKESERLLAGARSRGWVAERLTQPIDFLLEE, encoded by the coding sequence ATGTCCGAGCAATCCCTGTATCGCCTGTCGGATCACACCTGCATCACCCCGCTCATCCAGAGCTGGGGGGCGTGGTGGATGAACTTCGCTCCCATCCCGGCCGTCCTGCACGCGCACAGCTTCCAGCTGCCGCTGCTCAAGGCCTACCTGCAGAACCCCGACTTCCACGCGCGCGCGGCGAAGGATCCGGCCCTCAGTGGTGGCTCCTTCGTCGGAGTCCCCGCCGAGCGGGCCGGTGAGGTGAAGGCCCTGCTGCAGAAGATGCAGGAGGAGCAGGCCGACAACCTCAAGCTGGCCGAGTCCCTGGAGGAGTTCCAGCGGTGGTTGCTGGAGGAGGCCCGCGGCCAGTCGCTGGAGCCGTACTACACGAAGGTGCCCGAGCCGCTGCGCGGCCGCGTCGAGCTCCTCTATGACTACAACAACCGCCCCTTCCTCCGGGTGATGGAGGGGATGCTGTACCGCAGCCCCGTGCACAAGCGGGACATCCAGTCGCTGCGGCTGTGGAACCTGGAGACGGACGCGGGCCGCCCCAGCCTGCTCACCACCCCGTACATGATGGAGCCGGGGCAGATCGACGTGCGGGTGCCCTTCGACGAGAAGCGGATGGACGCGCTCTTCGGGCTGGACCAGGAGCCGCGGCCGCTCGGCTTCATCCGGGACGTGCTGGGCTCCGCCGTCACCAGCGACGCGCAGCTGCTGCCGATGCTCACCCAGGAACCGCTGCGCCCCTACACCCCGTGGGAGGGCAGCGTGCCTCGCGTGCGCTACCTGGGCCACGCCTGCGTCCTCATCGAGTGGAAGGGCACCACCATCATGGTGGACCCCGTCATCAGCCCCCGCCCGACCGCCGGAGGCCATCCCCGGATGAACTTCCAGGAGCTGCCGCCGCGCATCGACTACGCGCTCATCACCCACAGCCACGCGGACCACTACTCCTTCGAAACGCTGCTGCGCCTGCGCCGGCGCATCGGCCACCTGGTGGTGCCCCGCTCCAACGGGCTGCTGCTGGGCGACTACTCCCCCAAGCTGCTGGCCCGCGCCCTGGGCTTCGAGAACGTCCTGGAGCCGGAGGCGTACGAGTCGCTGCCCATCCCGGACGGGGAGATCGTCATCGCGCCGTTCCTCGGCGAGCACGGGGACGTGGGCCACGCCAAGTCCGCGTTCCTGGTGCGCATGGGCAAGCAGCAACTGCTCTTCGCCGCCGACTCCATGAACGTGGATGACGCGCTCTACCGCAACATGCGCCAGGAGCTGGGCACCGTCCAGACGGTGTTCATGAACACGGAGACGGAGGGCGCGCCGCACACCTGGACCATCGAGGCGCTCTTCCCCAAGAAGCGCGACCGCAAGCTGGAGAAGAACCGGCGCTGCCGCGGCAGCAACGCGGACGAGGGCCTGCGGATGATGGAGGTGCTGGGCGCGAAGCGCCTGTACAACTACGCCATGGGCCTGGAGCCGTGGATGGAGCACATCATCGGGCCGGCGAGCGGTCCCGAGGCGCCGCGCATGAAGGAGTCCGAGCGGCTGCTGGCCGGAGCCCGCTCGCGCGGGTGGGTGGCCGAGCGGCTCACCCAGCCCATCGACTTCCTCCTGGAGGAGTGA
- a CDS encoding alpha/beta hydrolase family protein, which yields MLPKPSHLFASLAAATVLATGCGGGKPPPAPPPEVCTGPTVLDVLPGAYPNAVDLSGTGALEVAVLGDATLDARTLDPATASLSDPDGSAPNVAAEAALREEDVNGDGQLDAVLRFPLPALVDQGVLHAEVSRLKLEARTRSGAEVSGCDRAHASGHLLNRLPAPTGSYAVGTTTFDWVDTSRDETFSDAKKDKRELMVRVWYPASPPPRAQPAPYFLVRREGIAQLKGDGLDTPARLLDFVHAHAVAEAPLAADARFPVLLFSPGAGVPPTLYTSLLEELASHGYVVVATSHTYTTGAVIFPDGRYAPNTEEPGGLFGTPFFDVTVADLRFVLSQVRALDAGDAQGRFTGRLDLERVGVFGHSVGGAASAIICQKEPGVRACANIDGTFQGSWKKGVTQPFLVMHTRAIDDGTHRSFIEDRRAPVYAVAVAQSGHLTFSDLPLLLELMKAYDSKVTADSLDTGTLEPAERAASITRAWVLAFADERVKGSGESPLLQGGTGDYPEVTLTVHSR from the coding sequence GTGCTCCCGAAGCCGTCCCACCTGTTCGCCTCGCTCGCCGCCGCCACGGTGCTCGCCACCGGATGCGGCGGCGGGAAGCCGCCTCCAGCGCCGCCTCCCGAGGTCTGCACCGGCCCCACGGTGCTCGACGTGCTCCCGGGGGCCTACCCGAATGCCGTGGACCTGTCGGGCACCGGCGCCCTCGAGGTGGCCGTGCTCGGAGACGCGACGCTCGACGCGCGCACGCTGGACCCGGCCACCGCCTCGTTGTCCGACCCGGACGGCTCCGCCCCGAACGTCGCCGCCGAAGCCGCGCTCCGCGAGGAGGACGTGAACGGAGACGGCCAGCTGGACGCCGTGCTGCGCTTCCCGCTCCCCGCGCTGGTGGACCAGGGCGTCCTCCACGCCGAGGTGAGCCGCCTGAAGCTGGAGGCGAGAACCCGCTCCGGCGCGGAGGTGAGCGGCTGTGACCGGGCACACGCCTCGGGCCACCTTCTCAACCGGCTACCCGCCCCCACGGGCTCCTACGCGGTGGGCACCACCACCTTCGACTGGGTGGACACCTCGCGCGACGAGACGTTCTCCGACGCCAAGAAGGACAAGCGCGAGCTGATGGTGCGCGTGTGGTACCCCGCCTCGCCGCCTCCCCGGGCCCAGCCCGCGCCCTACTTCCTCGTGCGCCGCGAGGGCATCGCACAGCTGAAGGGAGATGGACTCGACACACCCGCCCGCCTGCTGGATTTCGTCCATGCACACGCGGTGGCCGAGGCTCCGCTCGCGGCCGATGCCCGCTTCCCCGTCCTCCTCTTCTCACCCGGAGCCGGCGTCCCGCCCACCCTCTACACATCGCTGCTGGAGGAGCTCGCCAGCCATGGCTACGTGGTGGTCGCCACCTCGCACACGTACACCACCGGCGCCGTCATCTTCCCCGACGGCCGCTATGCCCCCAACACCGAGGAGCCCGGCGGCCTCTTCGGCACGCCCTTCTTCGACGTGACGGTGGCGGATCTGCGCTTCGTCCTCTCCCAGGTGCGGGCGCTCGATGCGGGGGACGCCCAGGGGCGCTTCACCGGGAGGCTCGACCTGGAGCGCGTGGGCGTCTTCGGCCACTCCGTCGGTGGGGCCGCATCGGCCATCATCTGCCAGAAGGAGCCGGGCGTGCGAGCCTGCGCCAACATCGACGGCACCTTCCAGGGCTCCTGGAAGAAGGGCGTCACCCAACCCTTCCTCGTGATGCACACCCGGGCGATCGACGATGGCACCCATCGCTCCTTCATCGAGGACAGGCGCGCCCCGGTCTACGCGGTCGCGGTCGCCCAGTCCGGGCACCTCACCTTCTCGGACCTGCCGCTCCTGCTGGAGCTGATGAAGGCCTACGATTCGAAGGTGACCGCCGACAGCCTCGACACGGGAACGCTGGAGCCGGCGGAGCGCGCCGCCTCCATCACCCGCGCCTGGGTGCTCGCCTTCGCGGACGAGCGGGTGAAGGGCAGCGGCGAGTCTCCGCTCCTCCAGGGGGGCACGGGGGACTACCCGGAGGTCACGCTGACGGTGCACTCCCGCTGA